One Thermoanaerobacter kivui genomic window, ATATAGAAATATATTTAGATAGTACAATTTCGTATCTTTTTAAAGGCAGACTATTTAATAAGATATCAGCTTTATTTGTCTCATCGGCTGAACTTGATAACACCATACCCATATATACTACACCTACTATTATTGCTCCGGCTGCAAGGTCTTTCGCACCTTCTGGCACACCCAGTATTGTCATCAAAGTAATAAAGGCAGCACCAAATAAAAGAATCTTTTTGCTCACAAGTATATCCTTTAGAATTAAACTAAACATTTAAACTCCTCCTTTGTAAAATATAGCATAACATCCTCCAAAGTAGGTTTTTCAATGATTACATAATCTTTTAAAAGCTTTTTTATTTGCATTTTATCCTTCACTAATCCTTCAAATCCGAATTTATTTTCCTTAATTCCTACAAAATATTTTTTAATATTCTCATCCAAAACATCTTTGCTTCCTTTGACAATTCCATAATTCTCTATAATTTCATCTTTTGTGGTGCTAAATATTATTTCACCTTTATTAATCAGGGTAATGTAATCGGCAATTTTATCCAAATCAGAGGTTATATGAGTTGAAAAGAAAATACTTTTGTTTTCATCCTGTATTAAAGAAGAAAAAATATCCAGAAGTTCACTTCTTATCAAAGGATCCAGCCCTGAAGTCGGCTCATCCATAATGAGAAGTTCAGCCCCATGGGACAACGCTATGGCAAGGGCAAATTTTATTTTCATCCCTCTGGATAAACTCTTTATCTTTCTTTTAGCAGGCAAATCAAATTCTTTTAAATACTTCATAAAAACTTCCTCATCCCAGTTTTTATATAGGGGTGCTATAACTCTTTTCATTTCAGAAATAGTTAAGTCCCCATAAAAATAACTTTCTTCATATACAAAGCCAATTTTCTCTTTTATTTCCTTTTCATATTTTATATTATCTAACCCAAAAACTTTAATTTCCCCTCCATCTCTTTTTAGCAAATTCATAATAAGCTTAATAGTCGTACTTTTCCCTGCCCCATTAGGTCCAATGAAACCCATAATAAACCCTCTTGGCAGTGAAAAACTGACATCTTTTAATGTAAACCCTCTAAAATTCTTCCTTAAATTCTTAACCTCCAAAATTGGCTCCACCTTTTAGACCTCCTCGTATAATTAATTTTAAAGACAATAAATTTGTCTCACTTCTTAAAAATTTAATAAAGTGCATTTATAACTGGAAATCTTTAATATTCTCATCTTGTCTAAAATCTTATCTATTGCCATGAATCCGTAATATTGCGCAATATGCAGGATTCATGGCGCGTCCGTCTCATCTTTTTTCGGCCTTATTATTTACTTTTGAGATAACTTGTAGCATTATTATACTGTAAAGTTAATGTGGGACAGGCTTTCGTCCTCCATGCGGCTTGACCGCTCTTTTAAGTGTGGTCCCTACACCAGATTTGCCTTTTCTTACGCGAAATCTGCTTTGTTATATATAAGCCCCTGGCAGCAGAGGATTCAGGCTTATATATTAAGAGCTAATTGCGAGGTTGCTAAATAATCTGGTTGCTAGGGTTATCTCAAATTAACTTTTACTTACTTTATCACTTTTGAAAGGAGGTGTAACGATCTTGAATAAGCTTTTTGTTGGTATGGATGTAAGCCTGAATGATGTCAAGGTTCATATTCTCGACCAGGAGGGTAATGATGCTTCCTCCCGTTTTTCTGTAGAAAATAACCCTCATGGTTGTGATGTTATAGTATCACGTATCTTGGAGTGTTGTAATAAATACAATATCCAAAAGGTCTTTATTGGTTTGGAATCTACTTCAGTCTATGGCTGGCACCTCCAGTATTATTTGGCTGATCATTCTGCTCTTAAGCCTTATCAACCTTCTATTACTACTTTTAATGCAAATATCATTAATGCTTTTAAAAAGTCTCTCGGCAATTTACCTAAAAATGACTGGATTGATGCCTTTGCTATTGCTGAAAAACTGAGATTCGGTAGACTCCCTAAATCTTGTTCTGTAGATTTTAGATATCTTGCTCTCCAGAGGCTTACTCGCCATCGCTTTCACATTGTTAATAGTATTGTTAGAGAAAAAAATTATTTACTCAGCAATTTGTTCCTTAAGTTTAGCGGTTTGTGCCAAAATAAAGTCTTTAGTAATAATTTTGGAGCAACTGCTACTGAAATATTTAATGAGTTTTTCACCCTTGATGATATTGCGGCTCGACCGCTTGATGAACTTGCCGGCTTTTTGGTTAGTAAAGATTGCTTTGATGATCCTGAAGCTACAGCTAAATTGCTTCAAGAGGCTGTTCGCAAGTCTTATAGAATTAATGCTACTGTAGATGATTCTTTAAACTTTGTTATCAAGTCTTGCTTTGACAATCTACAGTCCCTTGAAAAGCAGAAGAAAGCTGTAGAAAAAGCCATTATTAATGAGGTAAAAGGATTTAACAATGAATTTCTTTGTCTTACATCAGTAAAAGGTATTGGCCCAACCATCGCAGCCGGCTTAATATCTGAGATAGGCGGAATTTCAAGGTTTGATAATGATAATGCCCTTGCAAAGTTTTCCGGCCTTTATTGGTCAGAGTACCAGTCTGCTGATTTTAAAGCGGAGGACACATATCTCAAGCGTACTGGTAATGAGTATCTCAGATATTATTTTATTCAAGCAGCTTTAAGCTCAGGAAGTATTTACCTGAGTTCTCACAATACTATGCCCGCAAATTTAAAGAAAGCAAAACTCACAAGCATAAACGTGCTCTTGTATTGACTGCACGTAAAACTGTAAGGTTAGTCTTCGCTCTGCTGCGCGAAGAAAAACTTTATAAATCCCCAATAATGAAAGGAGATGATTGTATAAGTTAACATATTACCCCATAACCATATTTTACATTAATTTTCATTAGCTTATTGCGTGATGGTTAGCTTTGCTATACCCTTTTTTAGGTTATTTTATTAAATTTTTTTTGAATTTTTTTATCACCCTCTTGACATATTACCGAAATACTTATTTCTCTTGTTTTAGTCTTTGCAGAACCCTTAATCCCTCTTATCTTGTCTTTTATTTAAGACAAGTAAAAATATGGCAAATAAAAATAATAAAATATCGAAGTATATAACTATATCCTCCCTTACCCCAATAGCTTTTGATATGCGATCAGATAATGAAGCTGTAGTTGCAATAAGAGAACCAATTACAATAACTAATAAATTTAATTTTTTCATAAATATTCACCCCCAATCTATTTTATAATATAGGCTTGTGCATAATTTGAAAGCCTTCATTTAAGCCATTCCCAAGATGTACTTTTTTGCTATCACTCTTAAATTTTTTATCTTTTATGTAGAATTTCCACTCTTATTCGTCGAATTATTATATATACACCATAAAATACTTATAAGAAGGAAATCCCACATGTACCAGCTTCAATTACTCTTAAATATCCCTGAACTCTTTACTTCCCATTCTAAAATTGATTTCTATTCTTCAATGTTTAAAAACCTTGATCTCTCTCCCATACCTGAATTTCCTTCTTCCGGCTCCGGTCGTAAAAGTTACTTTCATCATTCAATGTTTAGATCTTTTATAGTTATACAGGTATAGTTATACAGGCTGAAAAATTTGGCGAAACTACTAACCTCATAGACCACCCCATAATAACCTTATTATTGCTTATTTCTGTGGCTTTGATATTTACACATACCTCATTCACCCATTCTGTAGCATTTTCTGGTGTATCAAAAGATTTAATTACCAATGTTTTGTTTGCAATATATTTTTCTATATCTTGAACCGAAGATATTTTTTCTTTATAAATAATTAATTCAACTTGAGGATCAAGCTTTTTTATTTTTTCAGCTAATACTTCGACTTTATATTTTCCTATATCTTCGTAGCAATAAAACAACTGTCTATTCAAATTACTCTCTTCTACTACATCAAAATCTACAACAGTTATTTTTTTAATTCCCATTGCCACAAAATTCCACAAAACATGTGTACCAATTGCGCCAGCACCCACCCCAAAATTGGGCATCAGAAGGAGCATCTACTAATTTAATTTCTTCCATTAACATGAATAATTCACCCCCTTCTTTTTTAGTACACCTGGGCAATTATATTTTCTAATTGGAAGTACTTCCAGTTTTTATATTAATTCTATCTTATATCATTTATCAAACTATAACTTTGTCCGTTTTTTTTTTTTTTTTTTAGAATATTATTTCCATATTTTATATGTTTTCCTCACACTTACTCTGTTTTTCTTGTATTTTCTTAATTTCTCATATTTTATATTTATAATTTTAAGCTTTTTCAAGACTTTCAGATGTTTATTAATTTTTCTTTCGTATTTTTTAGCATAAATTTTACTTTACTATATTTAATATATCTATCCTATCCCGAAAATAAAGCACTGCCGAAAAAGACAAAAAAAACAACAACCATATGAACCTATAGTATCATATTTTTAAAAAATTACTCTGTAGGTTTTATATGGTATTATATTAAATCGTGCGTAAACCTTATGCTGTATCCTCCACGGTGACTTTTAATCCTAATAATCAGCTTACTTCATCTTCGTTTTTTTAAATAATATGCTATGGAAAGGCATAAGAAAGCACCTTCCTTTCAAAGTTGTAGGCAAATGCACTAAATACAAAAAAGCTGACAACCCCTACGTCTTTACCGTAGAAGCCATCAGCTGTTTATCAGCAGTTCGGATTTTCCAAAAGGGGGCTTCATCCCTTTACCGAGGTTTGAAGATAAATAAAAAAAGATGTAGGGTTAGAAAACATATTTGAGGCTAGTATAACAATGAATATTCGAATGACATGGCAATATTACAAAGATGATATTCTTTTGCGTAATATTGGAGAACATGATAAAACGCTCAAAAACCCTTGAAAAAGCCTATGCAAAAGTCATGCATAGGCTTTTTCAAGCTATATTTTGGGTGAACCTATTGTTTTTCTCTTTTTTAAAATATTTTTTATATCTATCGCTTCATATACATCTTTTTCTATCACATCGCTGAATTTTTTAAGTTCTTCAAGTGATAAATCTTCAATAGCTAAATTTCGTTCTAATGCATATAAAACTACTTTGCCTGCAATTTCATGAGCGGTCCTAAAAGGAATGCCTTTTTCTACAAGATAGTCCGCAAAATCTGTAGCATTCATATAACCATATTTTGCGGCTTTTTCCATGTTGTTAGGCTTTACTTTAATTGTTTTTATCATCTCAGTAAATACTTTCAAAGACATTTTTAAAGTGTCTATTCCATCAAACAAAGCTTCTTTATCCTCCTGCATATCTTTGTTATATGCAAGAGGGAGTCCTTTCATCACCGTAAGTATTGTAATCAAATCACCATAAACTCTCCCAGTTTTCCCCCTTATAAGTTCTGCTGCATCTGGGTTTTTCTTTTGCGGCATCATACTGCTTCCTGTTGAGAATCTATCGTCCATCTCAATAAAATCAAATTCTTTGCTGGACCACAAAATTAATTCCTCACAGAATCTGCTCAAATGCATCATTGTTATAGAAGCAAAGCTTAAAAATTCTATTACAAAGTCCCTATCGCTTACACCGTCCATGCTGTTTAAAGTTATATCATCGAACCCTAAAAGAGATGCCACGTATTTTCTATCAATATCAAAGGTGGTACCCGCAAGTGCACCGGAGCCCAAAGGCATTACATTGACTCTTTTCACCATATCCTCAAGCCTTGATAAATCTCTTTTAAACATTTCAACATAGGCAAGAAGATGATGGCCAAAAGTCACAGGCTGTGCCCT contains:
- a CDS encoding ABC transporter ATP-binding protein, with the translated sequence MEPILEVKNLRKNFRGFTLKDVSFSLPRGFIMGFIGPNGAGKSTTIKLIMNLLKRDGGEIKVFGLDNIKYEKEIKEKIGFVYEESYFYGDLTISEMKRVIAPLYKNWDEEVFMKYLKEFDLPAKRKIKSLSRGMKIKFALAIALSHGAELLIMDEPTSGLDPLIRSELLDIFSSLIQDENKSIFFSTHITSDLDKIADYITLINKGEIIFSTTKDEIIENYGIVKGSKDVLDENIKKYFVGIKENKFGFEGLVKDKMQIKKLLKDYVIIEKPTLEDVMLYFTKEEFKCLV
- a CDS encoding HesA/MoeB/ThiF family protein, which gives rise to MPNFGVGAGAIGTHVLWNFVAMGIKKITVVDFDVVEESNLNRQLFYCYEDIGKYKVEVLAEKIKKLDPQVELIIYKEKISSVQDIEKYIANKTLVIKSFDTPENATEWVNEVCVNIKATEISNNKVIMGWSMRLVVSPNFSACITIPV
- the argH gene encoding argininosuccinate lyase, encoding MKLWGGRFKSETDKLMEEFNSSISFDIRLLKHDILGSIAHAKGLYKAGVLTEDELNLIEKGLKEILDETNVGEIPNDEDVHSYVERLLTEKIGDTGRKLHTGRSRNDQIATDERLYLRDEIDKIKEDLIKLIDTLKEMAETYKKAIMPGYTHLQRAQPVTFGHHLLAYVEMFKRDLSRLEDMVKRVNVMPLGSGALAGTTFDIDRKYVASLLGFDDITLNSMDGVSDRDFVIEFLSFASITMMHLSRFCEELILWSSKEFDFIEMDDRFSTGSSMMPQKKNPDAAELIRGKTGRVYGDLITILTVMKGLPLAYNKDMQEDKEALFDGIDTLKMSLKVFTEMIKTIKVKPNNMEKAAKYGYMNATDFADYLVEKGIPFRTAHEIAGKVVLYALERNLAIEDLSLEELKKFSDVIEKDVYEAIDIKNILKKRKTIGSPKI